The genomic segment CTCTAGGAGCACGCTCAAAATTCCCTTGGGACCACCGGCATTTGGAGGAGTCAGTCTCAGTAGAGAAATTGGCTACTAGAGCAATGCTATCATAGAAAGGGGGGTCTAGAGTCTAGGCAAAGCCAGCAGGATCAGGTTACTTCTGGTTTGGAGATATTTAATACCTGATAAGTAGCCTCTTCTAGGTGGAAGACGGGGTTAGGGATGAGGTTAAGTGGCATAGCTTTGAATCTGACCTTGGATCTGCCCTAGGCAAAGGGTAGGTAGGTCCTTCAGTAGATTTCTGAAGTTCCTCCGGGAGTGGAGGAGAGGCACTGGGTTTGGTCCCCAAATGAATGGTGGTTTATTTAAGAGTGGGGCCTCCCAGAGCATAATCGTAAAAAGAGCTCTGGGGTCTGCTCCCTCTGCATAAAAGCGAAGGCCCCACATCCTCCCTGATTTCCATTCTTCCCACTTAGTTTTTCTTATGGAGGTGAAGTGAATGTGGATCGGGTTACAGTCTAGGTTACTCCAGCAGGTAGGCCCCTTAGATTGGCTAACTTGTATCCAATCACCTTGTACAGAGGGTTTCCAATCTCTTTCCCGTAGACTCACAGCCCCAGACAGCACAGAAGAAGTGTTCTTGGCCCCCACATTTGGCCTGCTGAGACTAACTTTGGCTATGTCTGGTACAGACATAGAAATTGTGTTGACGTGTCAGGTCTCATTACCCTGGGGTCCTACACCCTATTCCTTGGGTTGGACATGGGTACTTGGGGTCCCCTCTTAAGCTCCAGTTTGTCCCAAACAACTTACAAACATCGAAGTACAGATTGGGGAACCATGACTTAGGGTGTCCTTCTTGTTCTGTAGAGTTGATAATGTCTCCAGTCTCGGCTTGATGATGATCCACTCAAGTCTCCTTGGGAAGTGGGGACTTCCGGCCACTGCTGCCACCATTGGTTCCAGGGTTAAAGCCTGGAGAACTAGAAGCGGCCACATGTCAGGTAATTTTTACTCTCAGAGGGTCAGTTGGATGGGCTTGAATTGTCGATGTAGACTCTTGATCTCTAGGAGTGGCCTTGACCTGAGTGTGATAGATCCATGCAGCTATTCCGTCAACTTTGGTCGCCATGGGAGTTGCTAGGATGATTGTGTGAGGTCCTTTCCAACGCGGCTCTAAGGTTTCTTTTTGATGTCTTTTGATCAGTACCAAGTCTCCAGGTTGGAAATTGTGGGGCTCCAGGGGAGGCTTGTAGTACACTGCCTCTAAGTTCTGACGTAAGGCTTCTTGGACTTGAAACAAAGCttgtagggaggaaagaaagttttAATCTTTTTGCTCAGCTAACAGATCAGCTTGCAAGTTGGGAAGAATTGGGGGAGGCCTGCCAAATAGAATTTCAAACGGGGTCATGCCTAGTCTGTAGGGAGTGTTCCTGATCTTGAACAGAATGAAGgggaggagagtcacccagtcaccGCCAGTTTCTAGGGTTAATTTGGTTGAAGTCTTCTTAATTGTCCGATTCATCCTTTCTACTTGACTTGAGCTTTGGGGATGATATGCACAGTGTAGCTTCCAATTAGTCCCCAATATATGGCTCAGCCCTTGTGTTACCTGAGAGACAAAAGCTGGTCTGTTGTCTGACCCAATAAAAGCGGGAAGGCCATACCTTGGAATAATGTCTTCCAGGAATTTCTTGGCAACTACTACAGCAGTTTCTCTTTTGGTTGGAAAGGCTTCTACCCAATCGGAAAAGGTATCTACAAATACTAGCAAATACTTGTAAACATATTTTCCTGGTTTGACCTCTGTAAAGTCTACTTCCCAATAGGCTCCAGGTCTTGTACCTCTTTCTCAGACCCCCTTTTCGGTTGTTCCTCCCTTCACGTTCACCAACTGGCAAACTTTACACCGAGAGACTACCTGATTGACTAATAATTGGAGGCCATGGACCTGGAGATGGGAGCTCCAGAGCAGTTCTGTCATTTGACGCTCTCCCAGGTGCGTGACCTGATGAATGTGTGAGACTAGTTGGGCAGCTAGGAAGGAGGGTAGAATGTAGTCCCCTCTTGGGTCTCGATATCATTGTCCATCTTTATGAGCATAATGTGATCCCCACTTCTGGATCTCAGACAGATCTTTCTGAGTGTACTCTGGTACTTCCGGTAAGGTGGGAGTAATAGCATTTGTTGGGGGGGGGGGTTGGCTGCTACCAGGGCCTTGGGTGCATCTGCTACGGTGGCTTCCTTGGCTGCCAAGtctgctttattatttccttggGCCACTTGCCCTTCACCTTTTTGGTGCCCAGGACAATGTATGATAGCAATCGCCTGGGGAAGCCAAATGGCCTATAGCAAGTCTAGGATCTCTTGCTTGTTTTTGATAGTTTTTCCCTCAGCTGTTAATAGTCCTCTTTCTCTGTAAATAGGCCCGTGTATGTGAGCTGTGGCAAAGGCATACCTGCTGTCAGTATATATGTTTAGCCGCTTACCTTTTGCCAATTGAAGAGCTTTGGTGAGGGCTATCAGTTCTGCTTTCTGAGCTGATGTTCCTGAGGGTAGGGGGGATGCCCATACAACTTCCATCTCTGTAGTCACTGCTGCCCCTGCATATCTTACCCCATTTTTGATGAAGCTGCTTCCATCCGTGAACCAGGTAGTATCAGGATCCAACAAGGGAACATCTCCCAGATTGGGGTGTGTCCCCTTTAGGTGGCTGAGGATCTTCTTGCACTCGTGCGAGGACGAATCTAGATTTGGATCTGGTAGCAAGGTGGCTGGATTCAATGCTTTGCTAGCAGCAAAGCGGATATGAGGCAGATTAAGGGGCAGAACTTGATAGTGGGTGACACGTGAATTTGACAGCCATCGGTTGGGAGGGCATTTTAAAACTCCCTAGATGGCGTGGGGTGTCGTGACCACAAGAGTCTGGCCCAGTGTCAACTTGTCTGCATCTTTAACAAGAAGTGCAGTGATGGCTATGATGCAGAGACATGGTGGCCTTCCGCTGGCCACTGGGTCTAATTTCTTTGATAAGCCACTGGTCTCACCCAGGGGCCCAGCTTCTGGGTGAGAACTCTTTTTGCCACTTCCCTCCATTCGTCTACATACAGGTGGAAGGGCTTGGAGACATCTGGAAGGGATAGGGCTGGGGCCTACAGGAGAGCCTCTCTGATTTTGACAAAAGCTTCTTCCATCTCAGGCATCCACGCAAAGGTGGGTTCCTGTACTCAGGTGGCTTCATATAAGGGCTTAGCTAGTTCAGAAAGCCAGGAATCCAGAGGTGGCAGAACCCTGCTGTCCCCAAGAACTCCCTGACAGCCCATCTACAGTCTGGCCTTGGTATCTGGAAAATAGTCTCTTTTCTGGCCTGGGATAGCCATCGGCGTCCCCCCACGAGTTTATATCCCAAGTAGGTGACTTCTTCTAAAcagagttgaatttttttttttttttttttttttttttttttttgagagggcatctctcatatttattgatcaaatggttgttaacaacaataaaattcagtataggggggtcaatgctcaatgtacaatcattaatccatctcaagcctaattctcgtcagtctccaatcttctgaagcataacgaacaagttcttacatggtgaacgaattcttacagagtgaacaaattcttacatggtgaacagtacaagggcagtcatcacagaaactttcggttttgatcatgcaatatgacctataaaccatcaggtcaaatatgaatattcatttgatttttgtacttgatttatatgttgatcccacatttctcctattattattattatttttatttttaataaaatgctgaagtggtaggtagatgcaagataaaggtagaaaacatagtttagtgctgtaagaaggcaaatgtagatgatcagatgatcaggtgtgtgcctatggactaagtattaatccaggctagacaagggcagcaagacatccacggatgcagaagatttctctcaaagcagggggggtgaggttctgagcctcacctctgttgatccccaaattctcacctgatggcccccctgcgactgtgcctgtcttaggttgttcctcccttgaggaatcttacccgtctctggctaaccagtcatcttccggggccatacagggaaatgtaaagttggtaagtgagagagaagccatattgtttgcaaaggttagctttttacttctttgcagatttatgccctgtggcttctatgcccagcacttgtctcgaggtatctttaccacctggaggaattatgatactcggtaaattcgatatgaggcacgaattctatttaaagtttgtaattaggaaggaagaagaaaagctatagatgtagcatatgaaggaaacttgggaggattgattatttctttgacatatcttcttgtagagtaccttaagtatgtataggttttaaactactaactaatttgcacacacatattgacataataggaatacggtgacataaacaaagcaaatctataattaccagccatctccagtgaagccaagaaaaccatttaggcaccctaggcatttgtgaagatttatctatgatatgatggatattttccaactgtacttgaaccatcagacaaattaaagcagcccatttctgggatctgttcacatcccatatgttcttttaaccatagatagtctatagtcatgagattttggggtgctacaacttgcacccctcccaactcctggttgagttccaacagtacagatccagtcaaattcgttgtctcactgtatgcacatgccagcctagacatctccctcctccttcttatggcaagtccaggagatggtgggctggatgcagccacaaccgcagcatcgtccggatccctgtggaggctttttgatgatcatcccccggcacgagtcctccagagagtgctgatgccggaagctcctcctcatatcgtatcttagttcattttctgggtatccaagctaggccttgatcttctgcgtagaaacaaacagaccctttgcccacactttgacatgccctctataccactgtgcagaactcattggaggtcagcacacagtaactgctttttttttttttttttaattaagagaaaggaatattatcagaaaagagtacctccatagctgatcatctgacaccctttaagtgatcaacattaaggatatttaaagcatgcgttgatctttgatttaccaatagttttatcctgttaaggagtaatcccccttttctttctttctttcttttttttttttttaaatttttaatctacacttacctgaagaatactatgtttactatgctctcccctatatcaggtcccccctaacaaccacattacggttactgtccatcagcttagcaaaatgttgtagagtcactacttgtcctctctgtgttgtgcagcccaccctcccctttctccctcccccccatgcatgctaatcttaataccccccttcttcttccccccccttatccctccctgcccacccatcctccccagttcctttccctttggtacctgttagtccatttttgggttctgtaattctgctgctgttttgttccttcagtttttcctttgttcctatactcctcagatgagtgaaatcatttggtatttctctttctccgcttggcttatttcactgagcataatactctccagctccatccatgttgctgcaaatggttggatttttccacttcttatggctgagtagtattccattgtgtatatgtaccacatcttctttatccattcatctacagatggacatttaggttgcttccaattcttggctattgtaaatagtgctgcgataaacataggagtgcatctgtctttctcaaacttgattgctgcgttcttagggtaaattcctaggagtggaattcctgggtcaaatggtaggtctgttttgagcattttgatgcacctccatactgctttccacaatggttgaactaatttacattcccaccagcagtgtaggagggttcccctttctccacagcctcgccaacatttgttgttctttgtcttttggatggcagctatccttactggtgtgaggtgatacctcattgtagttttaatttgcatttctctgataattagcgatgtggagcatcttttcatgtgtctcttggccatctgtatttcttctttggagaactgtctgttcagttcctctgcccattttttaattgggttatttgttttttgtttgttgaggcgtgtgagctctttatatattctggacgtcaagcctttatcagatctgtcattttcaaatatattctcccatactgtagggttcctttttgttctattgatggtgtctttcgctgtacagaagcttttcagcttaatgtagtcccacttgctcatttttgctgttgttttccttgcccggggagatatgttcaagaagagatcactcatgtttatgtctaagaggtttttgcctatgtttttttccaagagtttaatggtttcatgacttacattcaggtctttgatccattttgagtttacctttgtatatggggttagacaatggtccagtttcattctcctacatgtagctgtccagttttgccagcaccatctgttgaagagactgtcattttgccattgtatgtccatggctcctttatcaaatattaattgaccatatatgtttgggttaatttctggggtctctaatctgttccactggtctgtggctctgttcttgtgccagtaccaaattgtcttgattactatggctttgtagtagagcttgaagttggggagtgagatcccccctactttattcttctttttcaggattgctttggctattcggggtctttggtgtttccatatgaatttttgaattatttgttccaattcattgaagaatgttgctggtaatttgagagggattgcatcaaatttgtatattgctttcggcaggatggccattttgacgatattaattcttcctagccatgagcatgggatgagtttccatttattagtgtcccctttaatttctcttaagagtgacttgtagttttcagagtataagtctttcacttccttggttaggtttattcctaggtattttattctttttgatgcaatggtgaatggaattgttttcctgatttctctttctattgattcgttgttagtgtataggaaagctacagatttctgtgtgttgattttgtatcctgcaactttgctgtattccgatatcagttctagtagttttggagtggagtctttagggttttttatgtacagtatcatatcatctgcaaatagtgacagtttaacttcttctttaccaatctggattccttgtatttctttgttttgtctgattgccgtggctaggacctccagtactatgttaaataacagtggggagagtgggcatccctgtctggttcccgatctcagtggaaatgctttcagcttctcgctgttcagtataatgctggctgtgggtttatcatatatggcctttattatgttgaggtacttgccctctattcccattttgctgagagtttttatcatgaatggatgttgaattttgtcaaatgctttttcagcatctatggagatgatcatgtggtttttgtctttctttttgttgatgtggtggatgatgttgatggattttcgaatgttgtaccatccttgcatccctgggatgaaccccacttggtcatggtgtatgatccttttgatatactgttgaattctgtttgctaatattttattgagtatttttgcatctacgttcatcagggatattggtctgtaattttcttttttggtggggtctttgcctggttttggtattagggtgatgttggcttcatagaatgagtttgggagtattccctcttcttctattttgtggaacactttaaggagaatgggtattatgtcttctctgtgtgtctgataaaattccgaggtaaatccgtccggccccggggttttgttcttgggtagttttttgattactgtttcaatttctttgcttgtaattggtttgtttaacttttgtgtttcttccttggtcagtcttgggaggttgtatttttctaggaagttgtccatttcttctaggttttccagcttgttggcatataggttttcatagtagtctttaataattctttgtatttctgtggagtctgtcgtgatttttccattctcatttctgattatgttgatttgtgttgactctctttttctcttaataagttgggctagaggcttatctattttgtttattttctcaaagaaccagctcttggtttcgttgatttttgctattgttttattcttctcaattttgtttatttcttctctgatctttattatgtccctccttctgctgactttaggcctcatttgttcttctttttccagttttaataattgtgatgttagactattcatttgggattgttcttccttcttcaagtgtgcctggattgctatatactttcctcttaagactgctttcgctgcatcccacagaagttggggcttagtgttgttgttgtcatttgtttctatatattccttgatctctattttgatttgttcattgatccattgattatttagtagcatgttgttaagcctccatgtgtttgtgagcctttttgttttctttgtagaatttatttctactttcatacctttgtggtctgaaaaattggttggtagaatttcaatattgtggaatttactgaggctctttttgtgagctagtatgtggtctattctggagaatgttccatgtgcacttgagaagaatgtatatcctgttgcttttggatgtaaagttctatagatgtctattaggtccatctgttctagtgtgttgttcagtgcctgtgtgtctttacttattttctgcccggtggatctatcctttggggtgagtggtgtgttgaagtctcctacaatgaatgcattgcagtctatttccctctttagttctgttagtatttgcttcacatatgctggtgctcctgtattgggtgcatatatatttagaatggttatatcctcttgttggactaagccctttatcattatgtagtggccttctttatctcttgttactttctttgttttgaagtctattttgtctgatattagtactgcaacccctgctttcttctcactgttgtttgcctgaaatatgtttttccatcccttgacttttagtctatgcttatctttgggtttaaggtgagtttcttgtaagcagcatatagatgggtcttgcttttttatccattctattactctatgtcttttgattggtgcattaagtccatttacatttagggtgactattgaaagatatgtacttattgccattgcaggctttagattcgtggttaccaaaggttcaaggttagcttctttagtatcttactgcctaacttagctcgcttattgagctgttatatacactgtctggagagtcttttcttctctcccttcttattcctcctcctcccttcttcatatgttgtgtgttttgttctgtgctctttttaggggtgctcccatctagagcagtccctgtaggatgccctgtagaggtggtttgtgggaagcaaattccctcagcttttgcttgtctgggaattgtttgatcccaccatcatatttaaatgatagtcgtgctggatacagtatccttggttcaaggcccttctgtttcattgcattaagtatatcatgccattctcttctggcctgtagggtttctgttgagaagtctgatgttagcctgattggttttcctttataggtgacctttttctctctagctgcctttaaaactctttccttgtccttgatccttgccattttaattattatgtgtcttggtgttgtcctccttggatcctttctgttgggggttctgtataattccatggtctgttcgattatttcctcccccagtttggggaagttttcagcaattatttcttcaaagacactttctatcccttttcctctttcttcctcttctggtatccctataatacgaatgtttttccttttgtattggtcacatatttctcttagtgttgtttcattcctggagatccttttatctctctctatgtcagcttctatacgttcctgttctctggcttctattccttcaatggcctcttgcatcttatccattctgcttataaatccttccagggattgtttcacttctgtgatctctttcctgacatctgtgatctccttccggacttcatcccactgctcttgcatttttctctgcatctcatcccactgctcttgcatttttctctgcatctcatcccattgctcttgcatttttttctgcatctctgtcagcatgttcatgatttttattttgaattctttttcaggaggactagttaggtctgtctccttctcaggtgttgtctctgtgatctttgtctgcctgtagttttgccttttcatggtgatagagatagtctgcagagctggtacaagtgaccgctggaagagcttcccttcttgttggtttgtagccttttcctgggagaatagcgacctctagtggcttgtgctgggcagctgtgcgcagacagggcttctgcttcctgcccagttgctttggggtttatctccactgttgctgtgggcttggcctggctggggctgttcctccaaaatggtggagccccgttagagggggagcagccaggagactatttatctccgtaaggggcctctgtgttccctgctgcccagggggttagagtgcccagagatccccagattccctgcttctggtctaagtgacctgtcctgcccctttaagatttccaaaaagcactctccaaaccaaaacaacaacagcaacaatgagagagggaacagaaaggaaaaaaaaaaagaaaaaacacgcgattttttttttttttcctcaggtgccggtcccaggcacccgcgcactggtcctgctgccctgtctccctagcaccagggtccctgtcctttcaaggcttccaaaaagcacccacccaccggtcccgcagggaaggaacgctcaatattcttggtcctcaggcactggtcccacgcacccgctcaccagtcccgccgccctgcctccctagcaccggggtccctgtcccttcaaggcttccaaaaagcacttggcaaaaagagagaaaaaaaaggggaaaaacgcgcgatttcttccgtcctcaggtgctggtctcaggcacccacccaccggtcccacagggaaaaatgcgggatattctttgtcctcaggtgccggtcccaggcacccgctcaccagtcccgccgccctgcctccctagcaccggggtccctgtcccttttaggcttccaaaaagcactcgcagaaaagagaaaaaaaaaaagggaaaaacgcgcgatttcctctgtcctcaagtgccggtctcaggcacccgcccaccggtcccgcagggaaaaatgggggatattctttgtcctcaggcgccggtcccagccacccgctcaccagtcccgccaccgtgcctccctagcactggggtccccgtcccttcaaggcttccaaaaagcgcttgccaaaaagagaaaaaaaaaaaaaggggaaaaacgcgcgacctcctccgtcctcaggcactggtctcaggcacccgcccccaggtctcgcagggagaaacgcgggatattctttgtcctccggcgccgttcccaggcacctcctcaccggtcccgccaccctgcctccccagcaacgggggcccgtccctctaaggcttccaaaaagcgctcgccaaaaaaaaaaactgctccggtttctctccacccgccgggagccggggggaggggcgctcaggtcccgccgggctggggcttgtatcttacccccttcacaaggcgctgggttcttgcaggtgtggatgtggtctggatgttgtcctgtgtcctgtggtctctattttaggaagatttttctttgttatattttcatagctctatgtgtttttgggaggagatttccactgctctactcactccgccatcttggctcctccccccagAGTTGAATTTTTTTAGTAGATGCTTGGTACCCTTGTTTTCCCAGTGTCATAAGTAAATCTTTAGTGGCTGCCTGACATTCTATTTCTGTCCGGGCAGCTATGAGtaaatcatctacatattgaagcaGGCTCACCTCTGGGTGGAAACGCTGGTACTCACTCAGATCTTCATGGAGGGCCTCGTCGAAGATGGtcggtgagttcttgaatccctGAGACAACCTGGTCCACGTCAGTTGACCATTCAATACATCCTCCGGGTCTCTCCAtttaaaagcaaacagcggttgactCGAGAGGGCTAGTGGTAAGCTGAAGAAAGTGTCCTTTAGGTCTAGGATGGTGTATACGACCCTGTCAGGTGGCAGAGAGCTCAaaagggtgtaagggttggggactgtggggtggatgtcctccacccatttattAATTTCTCACAAGTCCTGTACTGGACATAAGTCATTTGTCCCTGGTTTCTTAATAGGAAGTAGAGGGGTGTTCCAAGGCAACTGGCATGGGACTAGAATTCCCACCTGTTGCAGGCATCAGATATGAAGGGCAATGCTCAGCTTTGCTTCTTGGGGGATTGGGTACTGCCGCACATGGACAGGAATGGCAGTGGCCTTTAGTTGGACCACTATCGGTGCCCGATGCTTTGCCCATCCAATGCCTCCCATCTCGGCCCATACTTCCGGGATCTCTTTTAGTCACTTATGGAGGAGTTCatagttgtctttttctcttctcgGGTTAGGGTAAAGTCTATGTTCATCATTAAGCAATAAGGTAAGAATGCTGACAGGGGCTCCGTTCTGGTCATTTACGAAAACCGAGTCACCCTCAAAGTGGATGTGTGCTCCCACCTTGGACAGCAAATCTCTCCCCAGAAGTGGGTAGGGGCACTCAGGGATAACCATGAATGAGTGGGATACCCATCCCAATTTTAGGTCTATGGATC from the Manis javanica isolate MJ-LG chromosome 11, MJ_LKY, whole genome shotgun sequence genome contains:
- the LOC140844690 gene encoding LOW QUALITY PROTEIN: uncharacterized protein (The sequence of the model RefSeq protein was modified relative to this genomic sequence to represent the inferred CDS: substituted 3 bases at 3 genomic stop codons), whose amino-acid sequence is MVNTGAEHSILKNLMGPLSPKQSWVQGATGSNLYSWTTRRSIDLKLGWVSHSFMVIPECPYPLLGRDLLSKVGAHIHFEGDSVFVNDQNGAPVSILTLLLNDEHRLYPNPRREKDNYELLHKXLKEIPEVWAEMGGIGWAKHRAPIVVQLKATAIPVHVRQYPIPQEAKLSIALHIXCLQQVGILVPCQLPWNTPLLPIKKPGTNDLCPVQDLXEINKWVEDIHPTVPNPYTLLSSLPPDRVVYTILDLKDTFFSLPLALSSQPLFAFKWRDPEDVLNGQLTWTRLSQGFKNSPTIFDEALHEDLSEYQRFHPEVSLLQYVDDLLIAARTEIECQAATKDLLMTLGKQGKALNPATLLPDPNLDSSSHECKKILSHLKGTHPNLGDVPLLDPDTTWFTDGSSFIKNGVRYAGAAVTTEMEVVWASPLPSGTSAQKAELIALTKALQLAKALFQVQEALRQNLEAVYYKPPLEPHNFQPGDLVLIKRHQKETLEPRWKGPHTIILATPMATKVDGIAAWIYHTQVKATPRDQESTSTIQAHPTDPLRVKIT